A region from the Candidatus Neomarinimicrobiota bacterium genome encodes:
- the mutS gene encoding DNA mismatch repair protein MutS produces MSAAAKKRGKSSADGMTPLMRQYYDVKRQHPESLLLFRMGDFYETFDDDARVTAKVLGITLTKRANGAAKEVPLAGFPHHTLDSYLPRLVDSGIRVAICEQVEDPKTAKGIVKREVVEVVTPGTAIHDEKEGRKSNTFLGAVKYGSDRVGFAMLDHSTGEFFVGECGEENVAENLVRFSPREIIVSDSDSITASQWFQKMKPFLSQMDEWAFDEKVCREALHAHFKVKSLKGFGCDNMTAGVSAAGVILRYVEQNIQSSLRHITKLTPLRDGERMGLDDFTVRNLEVFTSLLTQGTHGTLISILDETITGGGGRLLRHRLKNPSLDRNRIERWLSGVEGFFNDETLRSDVRRILSNCSDVERLTGKLSRGRATPRDVFGLKSTLKLMPVIADLLLAAENSSLKSIAENFADLSDAVAKIDDILEDTPPMLLSHGGVIRKGVDGELDELRSISSGGKSWIAGLEQTEKEKTGIPSLKIGYNKVFGYYLEITKTHLAKVPEDYIRKQTLVNAERFVTPELKEYEEKILSADERIQRIEARIFDELMLAILTFSSSIQHNAHLLSQVDLYAALAEVALSHRWTKPELVEEPTMKLIESRHPVVESLLPVGEKFIANDLTLEASSDQILLITGPNMAGKSTYLRQIGLTVLLAQCGSFVPAQKARIGIVDRLFTRVGASDNLAGGESTFMVEMTEAANILNNATPRSLILFDEIGRGTATYDGLSLAWAITEYLHNTPEAASRTVFATHYHELTELETMLERVVNYNVAVKEFGDHIVFLRKIVPGPCDKSYGIHVALMAGLPQKVIGRASEILTGLIQHRTPEKTETTHAAESKDQLDFFSKKESEFSKTLAQLDVNQMTPLEALKKLDELKSKYGL; encoded by the coding sequence ATGAGTGCGGCGGCCAAAAAGAGAGGAAAATCTTCAGCAGACGGTATGACGCCCCTCATGCGACAGTATTACGATGTCAAACGGCAGCATCCGGAAAGTTTGCTTCTTTTCAGGATGGGGGACTTTTATGAAACCTTCGATGATGACGCCAGAGTGACCGCGAAGGTTCTGGGAATAACTTTAACCAAGCGGGCTAACGGCGCCGCCAAAGAAGTCCCCCTTGCCGGTTTTCCTCACCACACCCTCGATAGCTACCTGCCTCGGCTAGTCGATTCAGGAATCAGGGTGGCCATCTGTGAACAGGTTGAAGATCCGAAAACGGCCAAGGGGATCGTAAAGCGCGAGGTAGTGGAAGTCGTAACGCCCGGCACCGCTATTCACGATGAAAAGGAAGGGCGGAAATCGAACACGTTTCTGGGGGCGGTGAAGTACGGTTCTGACCGCGTCGGCTTTGCCATGCTTGATCACTCTACGGGGGAATTTTTTGTGGGAGAATGTGGTGAGGAAAATGTGGCCGAAAATCTCGTCCGTTTCTCACCGCGGGAGATCATAGTCTCCGATAGTGACAGCATTACAGCTTCCCAATGGTTTCAAAAGATGAAGCCGTTTCTTTCGCAGATGGATGAATGGGCGTTTGATGAGAAAGTTTGCCGCGAAGCTCTCCATGCTCACTTTAAGGTGAAATCTCTCAAAGGATTCGGATGTGATAACATGACAGCAGGCGTTTCGGCCGCCGGTGTTATCCTGCGCTATGTTGAGCAAAACATTCAGAGCAGCCTGCGCCATATCACCAAACTTACACCCCTGCGCGATGGCGAACGGATGGGTCTAGATGATTTTACAGTCAGGAATCTGGAGGTCTTCACCTCCCTTTTGACCCAGGGGACTCACGGGACACTTATCAGCATTCTGGACGAAACAATTACTGGCGGAGGCGGCCGGCTCCTGCGGCACAGACTGAAAAATCCTTCACTGGATCGAAACAGGATCGAGAGGTGGCTCAGTGGCGTGGAAGGGTTTTTCAATGATGAAACTTTGCGCAGTGATGTGAGGCGGATTCTTAGTAATTGTTCCGATGTCGAGCGCCTTACAGGTAAGCTCAGCCGGGGGCGGGCTACGCCGCGAGATGTGTTCGGTTTGAAATCGACCCTGAAACTGATGCCCGTTATAGCAGATCTGTTGCTGGCAGCTGAGAACAGTTCGTTAAAGAGTATCGCGGAAAATTTCGCTGATTTAAGCGACGCTGTTGCCAAAATTGATGACATTCTGGAAGATACACCTCCGATGCTCCTGTCTCATGGGGGCGTCATCAGAAAAGGTGTTGATGGAGAGCTTGACGAATTGAGATCCATTTCCAGTGGAGGCAAAAGCTGGATAGCCGGACTTGAACAAACGGAAAAGGAGAAGACCGGTATTCCGTCTCTTAAAATCGGCTACAATAAGGTGTTCGGCTATTATCTCGAAATTACGAAGACCCATCTGGCCAAAGTTCCTGAGGACTATATCCGTAAGCAGACGCTGGTCAATGCTGAACGGTTCGTTACGCCGGAGCTGAAGGAGTATGAAGAAAAGATCCTGAGTGCGGATGAGAGAATTCAAAGAATAGAGGCGCGCATATTCGATGAACTCATGCTGGCGATACTGACCTTTTCATCGTCCATCCAGCACAATGCTCATCTGCTGAGCCAGGTTGATCTCTACGCTGCCCTGGCGGAAGTAGCACTGTCACACCGCTGGACGAAGCCGGAGCTGGTTGAAGAGCCGACTATGAAGCTTATTGAATCCCGACATCCCGTAGTGGAATCACTGTTGCCGGTAGGGGAAAAGTTCATCGCCAACGACCTTACGCTGGAAGCAAGCTCCGATCAGATTCTGCTGATTACGGGACCCAATATGGCGGGCAAATCGACCTATTTGCGGCAGATAGGACTTACCGTTCTTCTGGCTCAATGCGGGAGTTTCGTTCCGGCGCAGAAGGCAAGAATCGGCATTGTCGATCGCCTCTTTACTCGCGTCGGCGCCAGTGACAATCTGGCCGGCGGTGAATCGACTTTCATGGTGGAAATGACAGAAGCAGCCAATATCCTCAATAACGCTACTCCGAGGAGCCTGATCCTGTTTGATGAAATCGGTAGGGGTACCGCTACCTACGATGGCCTCTCCCTGGCATGGGCCATTACGGAATATCTTCACAATACGCCTGAGGCAGCGTCAAGAACTGTTTTTGCGACGCACTACCACGAACTGACTGAGCTGGAAACGATGCTCGAAAGGGTGGTCAACTACAATGTGGCGGTAAAAGAGTTTGGCGATCATATCGTATTTCTGCGCAAGATTGTACCCGGTCCGTGTGATAAGAGTTACGGCATCCATGTCGCCCTGATGGCTGGACTACCGCAGAAGGTGATAGGCAGAGCTTCCGAAATACTGACCGGTCTCATCCAGCACAGGACGCCGGAAAAAACGGAAACGACACACGCAGCAGAGTCGAAAGATCAGTTGGATTTCTTCTCAAAAAAGGAATCAGAATTTAGCAAAACCCTGGCGCAGCTGGATGTGAATCAGATGACTCCTCTGGAAGCGCTGAAGAAACTCGATGAACTGAAATCGAAGTATGGACTTTAA
- a CDS encoding uracil-DNA glycosylase: MIEDSSTAGLAQRYFRQTREMYGDTVYTDQSFLADFPKTNESLDEFEQEINQCMRCALGETRIKFVFGVGDPHSDIVFVGEAPGREEDRQGEPFVGRAGKLLDKILAAIHMNRNQVYICNVLKCRPPDNRTPSADEIATCMPYLEQQLSIIDPKLIVALGATAAHSLLSVRASLAQLRSKLWKWNGYDMVITYHPAALLRNPNYKRPAWEDFQWIQRMLQD; encoded by the coding sequence ATGATTGAGGATTCATCGACAGCTGGTTTGGCGCAGCGCTATTTCAGGCAGACGCGGGAGATGTATGGCGATACGGTGTATACCGATCAAAGTTTCCTCGCTGATTTTCCCAAGACGAATGAATCTCTGGATGAGTTTGAACAGGAGATCAATCAGTGTATGCGGTGCGCTTTGGGAGAGACGCGGATAAAGTTTGTTTTCGGTGTAGGCGATCCGCATTCAGATATCGTCTTTGTGGGCGAGGCACCGGGGAGAGAAGAAGATCGGCAGGGAGAACCATTTGTCGGCAGAGCCGGAAAGTTGCTGGATAAGATACTAGCGGCTATTCATATGAACCGCAATCAGGTATACATCTGTAATGTTCTCAAATGCCGTCCACCTGACAACCGGACTCCCTCCGCTGATGAGATCGCCACATGTATGCCTTACCTTGAGCAGCAGTTGAGCATTATCGATCCTAAACTGATCGTAGCCCTGGGTGCCACCGCGGCACACTCACTTCTCTCTGTGAGAGCATCACTGGCTCAACTTAGATCAAAGCTCTGGAAATGGAACGGCTATGATATGGTGATTACTTACCATCCGGCAGCACTCCTGCGAAATCCCAATTATAAACGTCCGGCCTGGGAAGACTTCCAGTGGATACAGAGAATGCTTCAGGATTGA
- the gmk gene encoding guanylate kinase: MNGCLVVISAPSGAGKTTICRELQKERPDWIFSVSCTTRPKREYEKDGYDYEFISQKKFDQMVKAGGLVEYEEVHGYMYGTKRDSVEKAIENGDVLLLEVDVKGGVAIKEAYPEKAISFFIRPPSKEELKRRLRKRGVDSEARITKRLERMEMEMAFEDQYDSSVVNDDVSETINTILGKLSNWKNGGTKNGN; encoded by the coding sequence ATGAATGGCTGTCTCGTCGTAATCTCGGCGCCGTCAGGCGCAGGAAAAACAACTATCTGTCGTGAACTTCAGAAAGAGAGACCCGATTGGATTTTCTCTGTATCCTGCACCACCCGTCCGAAAAGGGAATACGAAAAAGACGGATATGACTATGAGTTTATATCACAGAAAAAGTTTGATCAGATGGTAAAGGCGGGTGGTCTGGTTGAATATGAGGAAGTGCACGGTTATATGTACGGCACAAAACGCGACAGTGTGGAGAAGGCGATTGAGAACGGTGATGTTCTTCTACTGGAAGTTGATGTGAAGGGGGGGGTTGCAATCAAGGAGGCCTATCCCGAGAAAGCGATCTCTTTTTTTATAAGGCCGCCAAGTAAGGAAGAGCTCAAGAGAAGGCTCAGGAAGAGAGGAGTAGATTCTGAGGCGAGGATTACAAAAAGACTCGAACGGATGGAGATGGAAATGGCATTTGAGGATCAGTACGATTCCTCAGTGGTAAATGACGATGTTTCAGAAACGATAAATACGATTCTAGGTAAATTGTCTAATTGGAAAAATGGAGGAACGAAGAATGGCAATTAA
- a CDS encoding DNA-directed RNA polymerase subunit omega, translated as MAIKTIPLREIEERTEDMYEATLVMAKRARQIIGDRAAEEKMEVYEEELPLLGEPQLSEDYEEKEKATTVAVEEFLKEELQWSYPEPDEE; from the coding sequence ATGGCAATTAAGACAATCCCGTTAAGGGAGATAGAAGAAAGGACTGAAGACATGTATGAAGCTACGCTTGTGATGGCTAAGCGGGCGCGTCAGATCATTGGCGACCGGGCAGCGGAGGAAAAGATGGAGGTTTACGAAGAAGAACTGCCTCTGCTTGGAGAGCCACAGTTGTCAGAGGATTATGAGGAAAAAGAGAAAGCGACTACTGTTGCCGTTGAGGAATTCCTTAAAGAAGAACTTCAATGGAGCTATCCTGAGCCCGATGAGGAATGA
- the selB gene encoding selenocysteine-specific translation elongation factor, whose product MKQVVIGTAGHIDHGKTALVEALTGMNTDHLPAEQERGMTIDLGFAFLSDDITIIDVPGHERFIRNMMAGVTTVDIALVTVAADDGIMPQTKEHLDILKLLGVKSGCIAITKVDLAQDTDWLDLLEEDVRDYVKGSFLAAAPIVRVSTVTGDGVEELRQVLLDLSGDVVEKADRGFFRLFIDRAFAMKGFGTVVTGTVVSGSAATGDELEILPAQMKVKIRGLQSHGNEVASVSLGDRAALNLSGGDKEKIYRGSQVVAKEFMHPSSEIGVMLKVLDRSERSIKHEQRVRVHVGTDEVMGRVYLADKSGKKKLKPGEESAALIRLEKSVAVAVDDPVIIRFYSPAVTIGGGTVIDPAAPMKWKEARQWLTLLKGENEQQRLVLFLGASMKRPLSLKQWAAKWQISCEHLEVLLSGLEVERFGAPDDPFILLCSDSESLAEDYRRVLQTSHKQRLYRKGIPKEELRQQLKLSQTAFNFLTEQLVSDGEVGLAQGLVSLKGFHIELSDKDKELAERVEVKLRRSNLTPPNVSDLASLLEVSSSDLLPILHVLKDQDRVDEVNRDLWYHRDNLVKLEQKVRDFFRSAALLPVNDFKSITHTTRKHAIPLLEYLDEHQITQREGDHRILNS is encoded by the coding sequence ATGAAGCAGGTGGTCATCGGCACGGCGGGACATATCGATCACGGCAAGACGGCTCTGGTGGAGGCGCTGACAGGCATGAATACGGATCACCTGCCGGCAGAGCAGGAACGGGGTATGACTATTGATCTCGGTTTCGCTTTCCTGAGCGATGACATCACGATCATCGATGTGCCGGGACATGAGCGATTCATCCGCAATATGATGGCGGGTGTCACTACTGTTGATATCGCCCTCGTAACCGTCGCCGCCGATGACGGCATCATGCCTCAGACAAAAGAACATCTGGACATCCTGAAGCTTCTAGGTGTGAAGTCCGGCTGTATCGCCATCACAAAAGTCGATCTGGCGCAGGATACTGACTGGCTCGATCTTCTGGAGGAAGATGTTCGCGACTACGTCAAAGGTTCCTTTCTGGCGGCGGCGCCGATTGTCAGAGTCTCCACCGTAACCGGGGACGGTGTTGAGGAACTGAGGCAGGTTCTGCTGGATCTGTCAGGCGATGTGGTCGAAAAAGCGGACCGGGGATTCTTTCGCCTATTTATAGACAGGGCATTTGCCATGAAAGGGTTCGGAACAGTCGTTACCGGGACGGTAGTGAGTGGTTCAGCCGCCACGGGAGATGAACTGGAGATACTGCCGGCGCAGATGAAAGTGAAGATTCGGGGACTCCAGTCCCACGGTAACGAAGTTGCCAGCGTCTCACTGGGAGACCGGGCAGCTCTCAATCTGAGCGGAGGTGACAAAGAAAAAATCTACCGCGGTTCACAGGTTGTAGCGAAAGAGTTCATGCACCCTTCTAGCGAGATTGGTGTGATGCTCAAAGTTCTCGACAGGAGTGAAAGAAGTATCAAACATGAACAGCGGGTTCGTGTTCACGTGGGAACTGATGAGGTAATGGGTCGAGTCTATCTGGCTGACAAATCCGGTAAGAAGAAGTTGAAGCCGGGGGAGGAGTCTGCAGCTCTCATAAGACTGGAAAAGAGTGTGGCTGTAGCGGTGGATGATCCTGTCATAATCAGGTTTTACTCACCGGCAGTGACCATCGGCGGGGGCACCGTCATCGATCCCGCGGCACCGATGAAGTGGAAGGAAGCCAGGCAGTGGCTCACACTTCTCAAGGGTGAAAATGAACAGCAGAGATTGGTACTCTTCCTTGGAGCTTCAATGAAAAGGCCGTTAAGCTTGAAACAGTGGGCAGCAAAGTGGCAAATCTCATGTGAGCATCTCGAGGTATTACTTTCGGGCTTGGAGGTGGAAAGGTTCGGAGCGCCTGATGATCCGTTCATCTTACTGTGCTCTGATAGCGAATCGCTGGCTGAAGATTACAGACGCGTGTTGCAGACGTCGCATAAACAGCGCCTTTACCGCAAGGGGATTCCGAAAGAAGAACTGCGGCAACAGCTTAAATTGAGCCAAACCGCTTTTAACTTTTTAACAGAACAACTCGTTTCTGATGGAGAGGTTGGACTAGCGCAGGGGCTTGTCTCACTGAAAGGATTTCACATTGAACTGAGTGATAAGGACAAGGAACTGGCTGAAAGGGTGGAGGTTAAGCTTCGCCGGTCGAATCTTACACCGCCGAACGTATCCGATCTTGCCTCCTTACTGGAGGTTTCCTCTAGCGATTTGCTGCCCATTCTACATGTCTTGAAGGATCAGGATCGAGTTGATGAGGTAAACAGGGATCTCTGGTACCACAGGGATAACCTGGTGAAACTAGAACAGAAGGTACGCGATTTTTTCCGCTCGGCGGCACTCCTTCCGGTGAACGATTTCAAATCCATTACGCATACAACTCGGAAGCATGCCATCCCACTGCTGGAATATCTGGATGAGCACCAGATAACGCAGAGAGAAGGTGATCACAGGATATTGAACTCATGA
- a CDS encoding bifunctional (p)ppGpp synthetase/guanosine-3',5'-bis(diphosphate) 3'-pyrophosphohydrolase, translated as MKIADLIPTVTGSYPKEFLDLVNLLSRNGKAPGDEVTDQLWHAYQFSKEKHTGQLRQSGKPYFEHCYSVARSLAEWQMDHATIMGGILHDCLEDTATSYDDVMEEFGHEVSDLVDGVTKLGDIKFSSRKEKQAENLMKMLLSMTKDIRVIIIKFADRLHNMSTISHLPLIKQRRIAVETRDVYSPLAHRLGMFAVKSELDDLVLKMIEPDNYRKIGKALKSTGGYRKKFIKEVSDSLEEELRNYGIAYTVMGRLKSYTSIYKKMVARDKPLEGIYDIFAIRIIVQDVAACYTVLGIIHQLYTPVHERFKDFIATPKNNGYQSLHTTVIGPLGKMVEIQIRTEEMNRTAEIGVAAHWKYKETRDKDDGLDKQVQWLRDLVGILQDESADPKEFMKLLQIDLFPDEVYVFTPAGDLFQLPAGSTPIDFAYNVHTEVGHRCLSAKVDGRIVPLNTELKSGQTVEIITSDSQSPSYAWLKFIRTSKARTAILRWYRKIRRDESKKLGKEILEKTLRRLKMMSTAKEIKKSPEKTGFSSEEELYIALGTGQVTVREVMREFSPEVSDEQIEKVRDEKNSFLDIARRSVKGVRVQGIENVLIKFSKCCNPIPGDEIVGFVTKGRGVTIHRSHCESLPIMDEFQDRFLEVEWDVGRKEEFLSRIKILAEDRKGYLKDITEAISGLNINITSIDLKVKDEIATCHIVIQVYNLKRLNLALRKINDVEGTITLERG; from the coding sequence GTGAAGATCGCCGATCTAATCCCCACAGTTACCGGCTCATATCCCAAAGAATTCCTCGATTTGGTTAACCTCCTCAGCCGGAACGGCAAGGCACCGGGTGACGAGGTTACCGATCAGCTCTGGCACGCCTACCAGTTTAGTAAAGAAAAACACACCGGCCAGTTGAGGCAGTCTGGCAAACCTTACTTCGAACACTGTTACTCTGTAGCTCGTTCGCTCGCTGAATGGCAGATGGATCACGCCACGATCATGGGAGGGATTTTACACGACTGCCTCGAAGATACGGCTACCAGCTATGACGACGTTATGGAGGAATTCGGCCACGAAGTTAGCGATCTGGTGGACGGAGTAACCAAACTTGGAGATATCAAGTTTAGTAGCCGCAAGGAAAAACAGGCTGAAAACCTCATGAAGATGCTCCTTTCCATGACAAAGGATATCCGCGTTATCATTATAAAGTTTGCCGATCGCCTCCACAATATGAGTACGATTTCCCATCTGCCGCTCATCAAGCAGAGACGGATTGCGGTGGAAACAAGAGATGTCTATTCACCTCTGGCTCATCGCCTCGGCATGTTTGCTGTTAAAAGTGAACTGGATGATCTTGTGTTAAAGATGATAGAACCAGATAATTACAGGAAGATTGGTAAAGCGCTTAAATCTACTGGCGGATACAGAAAAAAATTCATCAAAGAGGTAAGCGATTCTCTGGAAGAAGAACTCAGGAATTATGGTATTGCTTACACGGTTATGGGTCGGCTGAAGTCTTATACATCCATCTATAAGAAAATGGTTGCTCGTGATAAGCCGCTTGAGGGGATTTATGACATCTTTGCTATCCGCATTATTGTGCAAGATGTTGCCGCCTGCTATACAGTGCTGGGAATAATTCATCAACTCTACACGCCCGTTCATGAAAGGTTCAAAGATTTTATTGCTACACCTAAAAATAATGGATATCAGTCGCTTCATACAACGGTGATTGGTCCGTTGGGGAAAATGGTTGAAATCCAGATCAGGACTGAGGAGATGAATAGAACAGCTGAGATTGGCGTTGCGGCTCACTGGAAATATAAAGAGACCCGTGACAAAGACGACGGTCTGGACAAACAGGTGCAGTGGCTGAGAGATCTAGTCGGTATTCTGCAGGATGAATCGGCTGATCCGAAAGAGTTTATGAAGCTCCTGCAAATTGATCTATTTCCGGATGAAGTCTATGTCTTTACCCCGGCTGGGGATCTGTTTCAGTTGCCTGCTGGTTCAACCCCTATCGACTTCGCTTACAATGTTCATACCGAGGTAGGTCACCGCTGTCTAAGCGCAAAAGTTGATGGGAGAATTGTTCCGCTGAACACAGAGCTGAAAAGCGGACAGACTGTGGAAATCATTACCTCAGATTCACAGTCGCCTAGTTACGCCTGGCTGAAGTTTATCCGAACGAGCAAAGCAAGAACGGCGATTCTTCGCTGGTACAGGAAAATTCGGAGAGACGAAAGTAAGAAACTGGGGAAGGAGATTCTTGAAAAGACTCTACGAAGGTTGAAAATGATGAGTACAGCCAAGGAGATCAAGAAATCTCCTGAAAAAACAGGATTCAGCAGTGAGGAAGAGCTGTACATAGCGCTGGGGACAGGCCAAGTGACTGTTCGAGAGGTGATGCGCGAGTTTTCACCTGAAGTTAGTGATGAACAGATCGAGAAGGTGCGGGATGAGAAGAATTCTTTTCTAGACATTGCCAGGCGTTCGGTTAAGGGCGTGCGTGTGCAAGGAATCGAAAATGTTCTGATTAAATTTAGCAAATGTTGTAATCCGATCCCCGGCGATGAAATTGTAGGGTTTGTGACCAAAGGGAGAGGTGTCACAATCCACCGTTCTCACTGCGAAAGCCTGCCTATCATGGATGAATTTCAAGACAGATTTCTCGAAGTAGAGTGGGATGTGGGACGGAAGGAAGAATTTCTTTCCCGCATCAAGATTCTAGCAGAGGACAGGAAAGGTTATTTGAAGGATATTACTGAAGCAATTTCTGGACTGAATATCAACATTACAAGTATCGACCTCAAGGTGAAGGACGAGATTGCTACCTGTCATATAGTTATCCAGGTATATAATCTGAAGCGCCTCAATCTGGCATTACGAAAGATAAATGATGTGGAAGGAACTATAACCTTAGAGAGAGGATAA
- a CDS encoding YicC/YloC family endoribonuclease, whose protein sequence is MIKSMTGFGSASVTIGRTVVSTEVRAVNSRFVDFKARLPKELNYLQDEIRRTVQDVCVRGSVTVTVNLETENPSANGGFSFDRKRFEQYASILDTIEKEYQRKIDLGKVIDLNELIATKPAERIDGDAVMGSVKQALRTLVEMRVSEGKILARDMKKRIDQLIGTLDEIKSLADQSMEKVKESYKNRLLELVRDIELDDSRLLQEAAVLAEKADVSEECVRLDSHLAQLEKLVESELSVGKRMNFLLQEINREINTIGAKTSELEITQRVIDMKEKGEQIKEQVQNVL, encoded by the coding sequence ATGATTAAAAGTATGACAGGGTTCGGCTCTGCTTCGGTCACCATCGGACGCACAGTCGTATCGACAGAAGTGAGGGCCGTGAACAGCCGTTTCGTAGACTTCAAGGCCAGGTTACCAAAGGAGTTGAACTACCTTCAGGATGAAATCCGCCGCACGGTACAGGATGTCTGTGTGCGGGGGTCGGTGACGGTGACTGTCAATCTTGAAACTGAAAATCCGTCTGCTAACGGAGGTTTCAGTTTTGATCGCAAGCGGTTCGAACAGTATGCTTCAATCCTCGACACCATTGAAAAGGAGTACCAGCGCAAAATCGACTTGGGGAAAGTTATCGATCTGAATGAACTGATCGCAACTAAGCCGGCTGAACGGATTGATGGAGATGCGGTCATGGGGAGTGTGAAGCAGGCTCTTAGAACATTGGTGGAAATGAGAGTTTCGGAAGGCAAGATTCTGGCGCGCGATATGAAGAAGAGAATCGATCAGTTGATCGGTACACTTGATGAGATCAAGTCTCTGGCTGACCAGTCGATGGAAAAAGTAAAGGAGAGTTATAAAAACAGACTATTAGAGTTGGTTCGGGATATTGAACTTGACGATTCACGCCTGCTTCAGGAGGCAGCCGTTCTTGCGGAGAAAGCTGATGTTTCCGAAGAGTGTGTTCGTTTGGATAGTCATCTTGCTCAGTTGGAAAAGCTTGTCGAATCTGAACTGTCTGTTGGAAAGAGAATGAATTTTCTCTTGCAGGAGATTAACAGAGAGATCAACACCATAGGAGCAAAGACGAGTGAACTTGAAATCACCCAGCGAGTGATCGATATGAAAGAAAAAGGGGAACAGATCAAAGAGCAGGTACAGAATGTCCTATGA
- the dnaB gene encoding replicative DNA helicase has product MARETSELELHVPPQAIEAEQAVLGAMLSSKEAVSRAMEILAPESFYKDAHAKIFKCMLNLFNSGDPVDAISVVDNLKKGKDLEAVGGAYYITGLSESVPTTANIDHYARIVLEKASLRGLIDAAAELSQRAYNDRENIEELLDTAEQKIFAISQNRLRGGFEQLNPVLQQAFEELDRIHQKPGSVTGVPSGLMDLDELTSGFQDSELIVVAGRPGMGKTSLAMTIGRNAAVDHGIPVGIFSLEMSNNQLALRLLCAEARVDSHLVRTGKLPKQQWKNLSLSVGTLAEAPIYLDDTPAIGITEIRAKSRRLKAEKDVKLIIIDYLQLMRGPYGSESRQQEISTISRSLKSLAKEIEVPVIALSQLSRAPESRSDHRPQLSDLRESGAIEQDADVVMFLYRQWMYTRDEEDRRKAQILLAKQRNGPTGTVETIFVDRYAKFESATIFEEEGTEVPF; this is encoded by the coding sequence ATGGCGAGAGAGACATCTGAACTGGAACTCCACGTACCACCGCAGGCGATAGAGGCTGAACAGGCTGTTCTGGGTGCTATGCTCTCCTCTAAGGAAGCCGTAAGTCGAGCCATGGAGATTCTTGCTCCCGAAAGTTTTTACAAGGATGCTCACGCTAAGATATTCAAGTGCATGCTTAATCTGTTCAATTCCGGCGACCCCGTGGATGCCATCTCGGTTGTTGATAATCTGAAGAAGGGTAAAGATCTGGAAGCTGTAGGAGGCGCCTACTATATCACGGGGCTCTCAGAAAGTGTACCGACGACGGCGAACATTGATCATTACGCCAGAATCGTTCTTGAGAAAGCGAGTCTTCGCGGTCTGATCGATGCGGCAGCTGAACTTTCACAGCGAGCTTACAATGATCGAGAAAACATTGAGGAGCTGCTGGACACGGCCGAACAGAAGATATTTGCCATTTCTCAAAACCGTTTGCGAGGCGGATTCGAACAGCTGAATCCTGTCCTCCAGCAGGCTTTTGAAGAACTTGATCGCATCCACCAGAAGCCCGGTTCAGTTACTGGTGTTCCTTCGGGTCTCATGGATCTGGATGAGTTGACCTCAGGATTTCAGGATTCTGAGCTAATCGTTGTGGCGGGACGTCCCGGCATGGGTAAGACCTCTCTGGCGATGACCATTGGCAGGAACGCTGCGGTGGACCATGGCATCCCTGTGGGAATTTTCAGTCTGGAGATGTCTAACAATCAGCTCGCACTGAGGCTTCTTTGTGCGGAAGCTCGCGTGGACAGTCACCTTGTGCGGACCGGAAAGCTTCCCAAGCAGCAGTGGAAGAATCTCTCTCTGTCAGTAGGAACACTGGCGGAGGCGCCCATCTATCTTGATGATACTCCGGCCATAGGAATTACAGAAATACGGGCGAAGTCTCGCCGCTTGAAGGCTGAGAAAGACGTAAAACTGATCATCATCGATTATCTTCAGCTTATGCGCGGGCCGTACGGTTCGGAGAGCCGGCAACAGGAAATTTCCACCATTTCCCGTTCCCTTAAGTCCCTTGCCAAAGAAATCGAGGTGCCCGTCATTGCCTTGTCTCAGCTGTCACGAGCACCGGAAAGCCGCAGCGATCACCGGCCGCAACTTTCAGATCTGCGTGAAAGCGGCGCCATTGAACAGGACGCAGATGTTGTCATGTTTCTATACCGGCAATGGATGTATACCAGGGATGAAGAGGATCGTCGCAAAGCTCAGATCCTGCTGGCAAAACAGCGTAACGGCCCAACGGGCACTGTGGAGACGATCTTCGTCGATCGCTATGCCAAATTTGAGAGTGCCACCATCTTCGAAGAAGAGGGCACAGAAGTACCATTTTAG